The Alosa sapidissima isolate fAloSap1 chromosome 5, fAloSap1.pri, whole genome shotgun sequence genome has a window encoding:
- the cxxc5a gene encoding CXXC-type zinc finger protein 5 isoform X1 → MSSGGPEGNRTAEAQDPSSRRTPDSPVAERRNRSGIISEPLSKSLKHSRALSQYTPAANTNSNNTLNGLHSGSNGKVKHQATKPQEPPQQPPQTQTLASMPALGKLDRTLEQMLESQNGLLHFAQAAALLKRAGMEHMLLPGGVGVGGIGGVESGTGTAGDLDGAAAAAAAAVDAVSGLADFAYGVGGGFPFNPGLFIMTPAGVFLADSALHMAGLAEYPAQSELASAISSGKKKRKRCGMCPPCRRRINCEQCSSCRNRKTGHQICKFRKCEELKKKPSAALEKVMLPTGAAFRWFQ, encoded by the exons ATGTCGAGCGGCGGGCCGGAGGGCAACCGGACAGCCGAGGCCCAGGACCCAAGCAGCCGCCGCACGCCGGACTCGCCCGTCGCAGAGCGCCGCAACCGCAGCGGCATCATCAGCGAGCCGCTCAGCAAGAGCCTGAAGCACTCGCGCGCCCTCTCCCAGTACACGCCCGCGGCCAACACCAACAGTAACAACACCCTCAACGGACTCCACAGCGGCAGCAACGGCAAGGTCAAGCACCAGGCCACCAAGCCCCAGGAGCCCCCCCAGCAGCCTCCGCAGACGCAGACCCTGGCGTCCATGCCCGCGCTGGGCAAACTGGACCGGACCCTAGAGCAGATGCTGGAGAGCCAGAATGGCCTGCTCCACTTCGCCCAGGCGGCGGCGCTGCTCAAGCGGGCAGGCATGGAGCACATGCTGCTGCCGGGCGGCGTCGGGGTCGGCGGCATCGGGGGCGTCGAGTCAGGCACCGGCACCGCGGGCGACCTGGAcggggcggcggcggcggcggcggcggcggtggaTGCGGTGAGCGGCCTCGCCGACTTCGCCTACGGCGTGGGCGGTGGCTTCCCGTTCAACCCGGGTCTGTTCATCATGACGCCGGCCGGGGTGTTCCTGGCGGACAGCGCGCTGCACATGGCCGGCCTGGCCGAGTACCCGGCGCAGAGCGAGCTGGCCTCCGCCATCAGCTCCGGCAAGAAGAAGCGGAAACGCTGCGGCATGTGCCCGCCCTGCCGGCGCAGGATTAACTGTGAGCAGTGCAGCAGCTGCCGCAACCGCAAGACCGGACACCAGATCTGCAAGTTCCGCAAGTGCGAGGAGCTCAAAAAGAAGCCGTCTGCAGCTCTGGAG AAGGTCATGCTGCCGACAGGAGCGGCATTCCGATGGTTCCAGTGA
- the cxxc5a gene encoding CXXC-type zinc finger protein 5 isoform X2, whose translation MSSGGPEGNRTAEAQDPSSRRTPDSPVAERRNRSGIISEPLSKSLKHSRALSQYTPAANTNSNNTLNGLHSGSNGKVKHQATKPQEPPQQPPQTQTLASMPALGKLDRTLEQMLESQNGLLHFAQAAALLKRAGMEHMLLPGGVGVGGIGGVESGTGTAGDLDGAAAAAAAAVDAVSGLADFAYGVGGGFPFNPGLFIMTPAGVFLADSALHMAGLAEYPAQSELASAISSGKKKRKRCGMCPPCRRRINCEQCSSCRNRKTGHQICKFRKCEELKKKPSAALEVMLPTGAAFRWFQ comes from the exons ATGTCGAGCGGCGGGCCGGAGGGCAACCGGACAGCCGAGGCCCAGGACCCAAGCAGCCGCCGCACGCCGGACTCGCCCGTCGCAGAGCGCCGCAACCGCAGCGGCATCATCAGCGAGCCGCTCAGCAAGAGCCTGAAGCACTCGCGCGCCCTCTCCCAGTACACGCCCGCGGCCAACACCAACAGTAACAACACCCTCAACGGACTCCACAGCGGCAGCAACGGCAAGGTCAAGCACCAGGCCACCAAGCCCCAGGAGCCCCCCCAGCAGCCTCCGCAGACGCAGACCCTGGCGTCCATGCCCGCGCTGGGCAAACTGGACCGGACCCTAGAGCAGATGCTGGAGAGCCAGAATGGCCTGCTCCACTTCGCCCAGGCGGCGGCGCTGCTCAAGCGGGCAGGCATGGAGCACATGCTGCTGCCGGGCGGCGTCGGGGTCGGCGGCATCGGGGGCGTCGAGTCAGGCACCGGCACCGCGGGCGACCTGGAcggggcggcggcggcggcggcggcggcggtggaTGCGGTGAGCGGCCTCGCCGACTTCGCCTACGGCGTGGGCGGTGGCTTCCCGTTCAACCCGGGTCTGTTCATCATGACGCCGGCCGGGGTGTTCCTGGCGGACAGCGCGCTGCACATGGCCGGCCTGGCCGAGTACCCGGCGCAGAGCGAGCTGGCCTCCGCCATCAGCTCCGGCAAGAAGAAGCGGAAACGCTGCGGCATGTGCCCGCCCTGCCGGCGCAGGATTAACTGTGAGCAGTGCAGCAGCTGCCGCAACCGCAAGACCGGACACCAGATCTGCAAGTTCCGCAAGTGCGAGGAGCTCAAAAAGAAGCCGTCTGCAGCTCTGGAG GTCATGCTGCCGACAGGAGCGGCATTCCGATGGTTCCAGTGA